Within Flagellimonas maritima, the genomic segment GAGTTCTTACCATAAAATCATAACAAAAAGCCAAATTCCAGGTTCATGAACTTTTTGTGATACTTTTTAAAGTCGTTTGTAGTGAACAAAGCAAGAAATCATTAACTAAAATCCAGTACTTTTGGTACTTCTTAAAAGATATGGCAGCAAACGAACTTAATCCGGACACTTGGATCGACCTTTATGCCGACTACCTCTTCAACTATGCGGTGGCAAGAGTTAGCGATGCGGAAATCGCAAAGGACTTGGTTCAAGAAACATTTTTTGCGGGACTCAATTCAGCAAAAAATTATAAAGGGGACGCAGCCGAACGCACATGGTTGATTGCAATTTTAAAAAGAAAAGTTATTGACCATTACCGAAAAATAAATTCTAAAAAAGGAAAAGCAGAAGTTCGTGTAAATTATAATGCCAGCACAGATTCTGAAGGAGATTGGCTAGAAGAACAGGTTGCGGACCCTTTTAGCAAGGAAGGTGACAGTGCAATGGAAAACGAGGAACTTGGTGTCGCCATTCAGGAATGCATTTCCAAATTACCGAAAAAGCAATCTTTGGTTTTTAGCATGAAGACCATTCAGGGAATGAGCACCGAAGATATTTGTAATGAATTGGGAATTAATCCGTCCAACTTGTGGGTTATGATCCATAGAGCACGTACAGCACTTATGGGCTGCCTAAATCAAAATTGGTTTTAGTTATGAAGATTTCGTGCGAGCAAGCCTCGACCATATGTAACAAATCACAATACCAAGAAGCTAGTTTTTGGGAAATACAAAAACTGAAGCTCCATATACTAATGTGCAAAACATGCGCAAAATTCTCAAGAAAAAATACTGTGTTGACTTCGCTTTGCGATAAGGCGGGCCTTAGTATACTCTCTGAAAATGATAAAGATGAAATGCGCAAAAAACTGAAAGAACATCTTTAGAACATCCTATTTAAAATCAGATTTGAGCAAAACCAAATTACCGGAATACCCTCTACCCAAAATGAAGCAAAATAGTTATGTTTCATTTTAGCCTTTGCAGTAAATATTCCCATTAAAATAACGGATACCACGAGATTGGACAAGATTTCTTTTGTGGTGAAATCGTCTTTTAAAAAACTTATTGCAAAAAAAATGATAATCAACAAAAAACCCAAGATTCTTGTTTTTTTGACACCCAGTACCTGAGGCAATGTCCTCAAACTTTTAGCATCCCATTCCATATCCCGTATCTCAAAGGGCAAAATAAGTATAAGTACAAAAATGAACCTTTGCATTGTATAAAACCAAACGTTATTGTTAAAGC encodes:
- a CDS encoding sigma-70 family RNA polymerase sigma factor; amino-acid sequence: MAANELNPDTWIDLYADYLFNYAVARVSDAEIAKDLVQETFFAGLNSAKNYKGDAAERTWLIAILKRKVIDHYRKINSKKGKAEVRVNYNASTDSEGDWLEEQVADPFSKEGDSAMENEELGVAIQECISKLPKKQSLVFSMKTIQGMSTEDICNELGINPSNLWVMIHRARTALMGCLNQNWF